The window GTACGGGATCAGCCCGAACCGCGCCAACGCGCGCTCGCCGCCGCGGTCGACCGGATCTGCCAACACCGGCACCTCGGTGTTGGCAGCAGCAGCGCCGGTGTCGGTGACCGGCACATCGGACATCGTTGCCGGGCAATCCTGCTCGGCTTCCACCTCGATCTCGATCTCGGGTTCGACCGCGATCTGCGGTTCCGACAGCAGGTGAGCATCCGAACCCGTTGGGGCGCCAGGCTCTTCGGTGTCGGTGTCGGTGTCGGTGTCGGTGTCGGTGTCGGTGTCGGTGTCGGTGTCGGTGTCGGTGAGCGCGTTGCGGACGCTACCCGCCGACACCCCGGTCGCCGCGGCGATGGCGCGGTAGGACGCCCCACCGTCGCGTAACCGGCGGATCGCGGCGACGGTGTCGGCGGTCAGTTTCGACTTGCGTTTGGGGCCCTTGCGTTCGCCGAGCAGCCCGGCCATACCGCCGTCGGTGAGCCGGGCCTCCCAGCGCCGCACCGTGGCCGGTGTCACCGCGAACGCCTCGGCGACCTGCAGCTGGGTGGCCGCCTTGATCCGTATCAGCGACACCGCCGCGAACCGGCGCCCCGCGGTGTCACCGGCGTCCCACGCGTAGGCCAGATTGCCGTGCACGAACACCCGGCCACCGTCGTCGTCCTCGACGATCGCCGCGGCCGTGCCGACCGGGCGCGCATCCTCGGGCACCAGCGGCAGGGGCGGCTGCACGGTCATCACGGTCATCACGGTCATCGTCCACCACACCCCCGTAATCGCGCGAAATAGCTATTTCTATTATTAATCATCGAAGCCAAAGTCGTGCGCCGACACACCGAGAAATCCGCAGATCAGAGCACTAAATTACGGCTCTCCTGACGTTCATGTGGATCGGGGAGCGTGTGGTATGGGCCGGGGATGGTGAGTGGGGACGCACGGACGGTGATCTAGGTTCGAAGGCTCTGACCCCAATCGATCCTGGAGCCGTCCGTGCGCGCATCAACCCTACTCAATTCCCTCCTCGGACTGTCTGGGGTGCGGGCCGGCAAGACCGCTGTGTGCGACGGCGAGCTGCGGGTGACGGTTAGCTTGCGCCGTCGGCGGCTGTGCTGCCCGCAGTGTTCGTTTAGCACCGGGCACCGCTATGACACCCGTGAGGTGGACTCATCGTGGCGGCATCTGGACATGGGTGGGCGGATATGTCGGATCCTGTTGCGGCGCAGACGGCTGCGCTGCCCGGACCACGGTGTGCTGGCCGAGGGCGTGCCGTTTGCGCGCCCCGATTCCCGGCACACCCGCGACTTCGAGGACCTGGTGGCGTGGCTGGTCACCAAGGCCGACAAGACCACCGTCAGCAGCTTTGCCCGTGTCGCCTGGCGCACCGTGGGCGCGATCTGTGAGCGGGTCGCCGCCGAGGTGTTAGACCCCGACCGGCTGTGCGGGCTGGTCGACATCGGCGTCGATGAGATCTCCTGGCGCAAACACCACCGGTATTTGACGCTGGTCTCCGACCACGACAGCGGCACCATCGTGTGGGGCAAACCCGGTAAGGACACCGACACCTTGGGCGCATTCTTCGACGAGCTGCCCGACGGCGGCGCATCCCTGGAGGCGGTGTCGATGGACATGGGACCGGCCTACGCCAAAGCCGTGCGCGAGCGGGCACCAGCGGCGGTCATCTGCTTTGATCCCTTCCACGTTGTCAAAGTCGTCACCGATGCGCTTGAGGCGGTGCGCCGCCAGGTCTGGCAGGCCGCCCGCACACTGCCCGATCAGCGCATCGCCAAGACGTTCAAGGGCGCTCGCTGGGCGCTGCTGAAGAATCCTGCCGACCTCACCGACACCCAAGCCCAAACCCTACGGGAGATGAAACGCAACGGTGGAATACTTTGGCGCGCCTACCAACTCAAGGAAGCACTTCGCGAGGTATTCGCCGGCGACCTCGACACGGCCACCGTCGCCGAACTGCTCAATCGCTGGTGCGCACGAGCCCAACGCAGCCGCATCCCCGAGTTCATTAAGGCCGGACGCACCATCCGTAAACACCGCGCCGGCATCGACGCCGCCCTCGAGCGCGGACTCTCCAACGGACGCCATGAAGGGCTCAACACCAAGGTGCGGCTTCTCATCCGACGCGCCTACGGCTTCCACAGTGCCAAGGCCGCCCTCGCGCTCATCCTCCTAGCCTGCGGACCCGTCACCCTGAAGCTCCCATACCACACAGGAGGTCATCCACATTCATGTCAGTAGAGCCTAAATTACCGACCGGACACAGGCCCTATGTCCAGGACTCCGGACATGGAGTCCGTGTCCGGTCGGTAATTCTGTGTTGTGAGCTGTGGATTTGGCGGTGTGTCGGGGTCGATTCCCGACCTAGTCGCGATATAATACATGAAGTGTTTCCGGTGGATTTGGGGTGCGGCGATGACGGTGATGACCACCCAGCCGCCGTTGCCGCTGATCCCGGCCGGCGCCATCGAGATCAGTGCCGCGGCCGCGATGATCGAGGACGAGCACGGGGGCCGGGTCTTCGTGCACGGACACCTGGTCTTCGCCTGGGATGGCGGGGACACCGCCGGGCGGCGGTTCGCGGCGGTGTCGTTGATGCGGATCAAGGCGGCCACCCAGGTGC is drawn from Candidatus Mycolicibacterium alkanivorans and contains these coding sequences:
- a CDS encoding ISL3 family transposase — encoded protein: MRASTLLNSLLGLSGVRAGKTAVCDGELRVTVSLRRRRLCCPQCSFSTGHRYDTREVDSSWRHLDMGGRICRILLRRRRLRCPDHGVLAEGVPFARPDSRHTRDFEDLVAWLVTKADKTTVSSFARVAWRTVGAICERVAAEVLDPDRLCGLVDIGVDEISWRKHHRYLTLVSDHDSGTIVWGKPGKDTDTLGAFFDELPDGGASLEAVSMDMGPAYAKAVRERAPAAVICFDPFHVVKVVTDALEAVRRQVWQAARTLPDQRIAKTFKGARWALLKNPADLTDTQAQTLREMKRNGGILWRAYQLKEALREVFAGDLDTATVAELLNRWCARAQRSRIPEFIKAGRTIRKHRAGIDAALERGLSNGRHEGLNTKVRLLIRRAYGFHSAKAALALILLACGPVTLKLPYHTGGHPHSCQ